AAGAATCGGGTCACGggaacaacagctccagcagagacccccagacttccctctccagagcaacattagcaacttcctcctgggggatcccgaagcgttcccaggccagagaggagatgtaattcccccccatctggtccttggcctgccccggggtctcctcccagtgggacgtgcaacgaggacctccctaggaagacgctcgtgaggcatccgcacgagatgcccgaaccacctaagctggctcctttccaagcggaggagcagcggctctactccgattctctctcgggtgactgaacttctcaccctatctctaagggagatgccagcaacccttctgaggaaactcattttggccgcttgtatccgtgatcttattctttcggtcatgacccacacttcatgaccataggtgagagtaggaatgtagatggcTCGGTaggccgagagctttgccttctggctcagctctcgttttgtCACAACAGTGcaacagagagactgcaatactgccccagctgctccgattctcctgctgatttccttctccatctttccctcactcgtaaacaagaccccgagatacttaaactcctacaCTTGGGACAaagtctcgttctctacctggactgtacaaaccatcggtttcctgctgagaactatggcctcagatttggagatgctgatcctcattccaggctgcgaaccgatccagtgagagctgaaggtcacaaaCCGAtgtagccatcaggaccacatcatctgcaaacagcagtgaggCAACCTTAAGCCCCCTGAGACGTATATCCTCTCCGCCATGGctacgactctgcctagaaatcctgtccatgaaaatcacaaacaggataggtgacagagcgcagccctggcggagaccaacacCCACTGGAACCGGATCCGACCTACATCCAAGCACCtggacacaactctcgctttggttgtacagagattggatggccctcagcagggtcACCCTCACcccgtactccctcagcacctcccacaggatctcccgggggacccggtcatacgccttctccaaatccacaaagcacatgtagactggataggcatactcccaggcccTCTCCATgattcccgcaagagtaaagagctggtcagttgttccacgaccaggacggaatccacattgctcctcttgaatctgaggttcgactatcggccggaccctcctttccagtaccttggcgtaaactttcccagggaggcGGAGTAGTGCGATACCCCTGTAATTAGCAcccaccctctggttcccctttttgaacaggggaaccaccaccccagtctgccactccCTCGGCATTGTCCCAGAATTCCACGCAATGTTGTAACACCCAGAGCCCTTCAGCATTTCTGGACGAATCTCGTCAACCCCTGGAGCTTTGCCACTGTGGACTTGTCTAACTACCTCAGTGACTTCACTCCGAGAGATCGACATCAATCCCCCATCATCCTCAGGCTCCGCTCCTGTCAGAGAGGGTGTGTCTAATGTAGTTGGGTTCAGCAGCTCCTCAAAGTGCTCTTTCCAACGCCATACGACTTGAAGTCAGCAGTGTCCGATCCTTGCTGGACACAGCTTGGACGGTtccctgcttccccctcctgaggtgccgtatggtcttccagaacagctttggtgccgcccgatagtccttctccatggattccccgaactgctcccacaccctGTGCTTAGCCTTGTCCGCAGCCCTTCGGGCCTATCGATACCTTgcaactgcctccggagtcccctgGGATAACATACCCCGGTACGACTACTTCTTCAGTCGGACAGATTCCCTGACCACTGCTGTCCACCAGGGTGTTGGCAGGTTATCGCCCCTTGAAGCACTTAAGACCTTCTGGCCACAGCTCGCAGCTGCAGCTTTAACAATAGAGGCTTTGAACGTTGCCCATTCCTGTTCAATGtccccaacctccacagggatggCAGAGAAGTCCCGCCGGAGGTGGGAGTTGAAGTCCCTCCGGACAGAGGACTCCTCCAAACGTTCCCAGTTCACCCGCACTACACGCTTGGGTTTGCCAGGTCTGTGTCAGAGGTTTCCCCCACCATCtgacccaactcaccaccagatggtgatcagttgacagttcagcccctctcttcacccgagtgtccaaaacatacggcctcagatcagctgatacgattacaaaatcgatcattgatctttggcctagggtgctctggtaccaggtacacctatgagcatccttatgcttgaacatggtgtttgttattgcaacTCTATGACTagcacagaagtccaataacaatccaccgctcaggttcagatcagggagaccgttcctcccaatcacgccagtccaagtatcactgtcattgcccacgtgcaagttgaagtcccccagtaagaCTATGGAATCCCCTGCCGGCACCCCATACACGACCCCATGCAAGGTGTCCAAGAAGACTGAATACTCTGAACTCTTGTTTGGTGCgtacgcacaaacaacagtcagagttTTCCCCCCTCCAAACCTTAGGCGAAGGGAGACGACCCTTTTGTCCACTGGGGTGAACTTCAACGTACAGGCACTCAGCCGGAGACTCGTGAGTACCCCCACACCCGCCTGAGCCCTCACACTGTGAGCAACTCCAGAAGTGAACAAGATCCATCCCTTGTCCAGGAGTGTGGTTTCAGAGCCCTTGCTATGCGTAGAGGTAAGACCCACCAGATCCAACCGGTAGCGCTTCACCTCCCGCACCAGCTTAGGCTCCTTCCCCAGCAGCCTagagacgttccacgtcccaaaagTCAGCCTCTGCTGCCCCGAATTGGTCCGTCTGTAGCCTCCAGTTTCACTGCCATCTAAGTGGCAGCGCACCCGACCCAACTGATTCCGACTGCGGGTGGTGGGCCCATGTGGCGTAGAAGATGGTGTGCAAGATAATGTTCGGTGTAAATTAAGAAAACAGCAAGAGATGGTTCAgtgtaaaataagtaaatagcaaAAGAAGGTTCAGTGTAAAATAAGAAAATAGCAtagtttgtgtaaaaaaatatatatagcaaaAGAAGGTTTggtgtaaaataagaatatagcaAAGGAAGGTTTAatgtaaaataggaaaataaaggaTGGTTCAGTGTAAAATAAGAAAATAGCAATTGAAGGTTCAGCGTAAAATAAGAAAATAGCAAAAGAAGGTTTGGTGTAAAAGAATATATCAAAGGAGGTTCAGTGTAAAATAAGAGCAAGGATGGTTCAGTGTGAAATAAGAAAATAGCAAATGAAGGTTCATAGTAAAATATTTCTAAAGGAAGGTTCAGCGTAAATTAAGAAAACAGCAAAGGAAGGTTCAGCGTAAAATAAGAAAATAGCAAAGGAAGGTTCAGCGTGTCCTTACGTGTCAGTAAGGCCATACGCCAAGTCCAACATGTCCATCTCTTCGTCTGTGACAGGGCCCAGCTTCTTGTAGACGTCCTCGTCAAAGATCAGATGGCAGGTGGAACACGCCAGCGTTCCCTCGCACGCTCCTGCCACCCAAACACGCGCACAAACTGAGTCCCACGTGTTCCATTTGTGTGTCATCTGGCAAGTTTGAGTCACAAACCAAAGCCGTCAAAGTCGAGGTCCTCGTTGATGACGATGTCGAGCAGAGAGTCCCCAGGAGAAGCTCCAACTGTGATCTTCTCGCCGTCGCGATTGACGAAGTGGATGGTCACCTTGTTGTCTGACCTGGCGACAGGAAGTGAGCAAGACGTTGACTTCCACCCACTGATTGTTCCTCAGACCATGTCCTAATTAAAGCTTATTCCTTTAAAGCAAGCGTGTCCAAACCCAGGGTCGCATGCGGGACACTAAAGgaagccattttgatattttcataTAGTTTTTAGAACCTTAAAAACCTCAATACCAGTTGAATCGCTTCTCTGGCACAATTTTAACCTGCAACATGTCTTTCAGCAGGAAATACATACTTTTAGATGATACATGTTGTATAAAAACAAGACAATAGATGTACCGGTAGTACAAACTATTACTGTAGTTTTATCAAGTATtgcaatgggacggcgtggcgcagtgggagagtggccgtgcgcaacccaagagtccatggttcaatccccacctagtaccaacctcgtcatgtccgttgtgtcctgagcaagacacttcacccttgctcctgatgggtgctggttagtgtgaatgggtaaatgtggaagtagtgtcaaagcgctttgagtaccttgaaggtagaaaagcgctatacaagtacaacccatttatcatttatttattaataatacagtatttacattggagagtggacttctacagtatatATCCTAGCTACATCTGTcaaacaccatcagcagcttctccatactttcatggataaatgtttcgaTATTTTAACGTGCTTGGCTGCCgttgactcattctgcttcagtatggtgcagactagcagtcctCAATCCAACTGCTTTATCACGTTAGCTAACTCATGATTTtgatgattaatttatttaattccaTGAGTATCACCCACTTCTTCTCActcacttccttccttccttcctccctttccatgtttggaaaaacaaagttatgtccatcttgaGCAATAAGCTAACGCTAGCAAGTAACACCGGATGTTTTAGTCGGATCTTACATCGTTGCTACGCCAACTTGTGGTGGGGAGGCTCGTAACATACGGTTTTGTGCTCGCAAGCTAAACCATAACAAAGCCGAGAGACCGCTCTTATCTCAAAAAACTCGCAAGTTCGGGCACTCATATCCCGAGCTATCCctttatatttaaaaacaaaagcttAAAAAACCTTCTTTTGGTTGCTGACCTATGACCCATACGTGCACCAATtaagcatagagatggcctaaaaattgttttattttatttcattaatttgtcaaaaaaatacataaaaaaaatcgcttttt
This sequence is a window from Nerophis lumbriciformis linkage group LG23, RoL_Nlum_v2.1, whole genome shotgun sequence. Protein-coding genes within it:
- the fdx1 gene encoding adrenodoxin, whose product is MASVLTAFRRIAHVGLRDYARRMVVHRGAPRARATGHRSFVTGTQPLRSDNKVTIHFVNRDGEKITVGASPGDSLLDIVINEDLDFDGFGACEGTLACSTCHLIFDEDVYKKLGPVTDEEMDMLDLAYGLTDTSRLGCQVCVSRSLEGMVARVPESVADIRQSKDGSS